The Manihot esculenta cultivar AM560-2 chromosome 1, M.esculenta_v8, whole genome shotgun sequence genome has a window encoding:
- the LOC110611422 gene encoding transcription factor MYC3, producing MEEIMSPSSPSSLFSFCQESSPSLQQRLHVIIQSGAGWWVYAIFWQASKDAGDRLVLTWADGNFHGSKDFVTEPNNKHIQQKFGLNLEKKLSMEFLAPLGDAMDMDRLIEVDHTNCELFYTVSSTRSFTIGEGILGQAFHSGGFIWLTGDHELQLYECERVKEARLHGILTLACVSTSCGVVELGSSVVIEEDWSLVQLCQSLFGADIACLLSKQPSCKSHLQIPDRSTFHIGMFSSPQKETSPGKQHKGDIKRDPSGSGQGRSSSDSGPPYSEGNYAAGNTNQFQTRGRKPNVKELPLHHVEAERKRRERLNHRFYALRSVVPNVSKMDKASLLADAVTYIKDLKAKVDDLEAKLNTQSNKSKMISANVYENQSTDCMIDPLMPSSSYRANKSMAVDVKIVGSQAMIRVQSLDVNYPAARLMDALRELDFQVHHASFSSINEMVLQDVIVSIPEGLISEKIMESIIFKKMQN from the coding sequence ATGGAAGAGATTATGTCCCCATCTTCCCCATCCTCACTTTTCTCATTTTGTCAAGAATCCTCGCCCTCTCTCCAACAACGCCTCCATGTCATCATCCAGAGCGGCGCTGGATGGTGGGTCTACGCCATCTTCTGGCAAGCCTCCAAGGATGCCGGTGACCGCCTTGTTTTAACATGGGCTGATGGGAATTTCCATGGCTCCAAGGACTTCGTCACCGAACCAAATAACAAGCACATCCAACAAAAATTCGGTTTGAATCTGGAAAAAAAGTTATCTATGGAGTTCCTAGCTCCTTTGGGTGATGCCATGGACATGGACAGATTGATAGAAGTTGACCATACTAACTGTGAGTTATTCTATACCGTATCATCAACGCGATCATTCACAATTGGAGAAGGAATTCTTGGGCAGGCATTTCATTCCGGAGGTTTCATTTGGTTAACCGGTGATCACGAGCTACAGTTATACGAGTGTGAAAGAGTTAAGGAGGCTCGTTTGCACGGGATACTGACTTTGGCTTGTGTCTCAACTTCTTGCGGAGTTGTTGAATTGGGCTCCTCTGTTGTGATCGAAGAAGACTGGAGCTTGGTGCAACTGTGCCAATCGCTTTTTGGAGCAGACATCGCCTGCTTGTTGTCCAAGCAGCCCAGTTGTAAATCTCACCTTCAAATTCCAGACCGGAGTACTTTCCATATTGGAATGTTTTCAAGTCCTCAAAAGGAGACCTCTCCAGGGAAGCAACACAAAGGGGACATAAAGAGAGATCCTTCTGGTTCTGGTCAAGGCCGGTCGTCTTCTGATTCTGGACCTCCTTATTCTGAGGGCAATTATGCTGCTGGAAATACTAATCAGTTCCAAACAAGAGGAAGAAAACCAAATGTCAAAGAATTGCCTCTACACCATGTCGAAGCGGAGAGGAAGCGCAGAGAGAGACTTAATCACCGATTCTATGCACTCCGATCCGTGGTTCCTAATGTTTCCAAGATGGATAAAGCATCTCTACTTGCAGATGCAGTCACTTACATCAAGGATCTCAAGGCCAAAGTAGACGACTTGGAGGCCAAACTGAACACACAATCCAATAAATCAAAGATGATTAGTGCAAACGTCTATGAAAATCAATCAACCGATTGCATGATCGATCCTTTGATGCCTTCCTCAAGTTATAGAGCTAACAAGTCAATGGCGGTGGACGTAAAGATTGTAGGATCACAAGCCATGATCCGAGTCCAGTCCCTGGATGTTAATTACCCAGCTGCAAGATTGATGGATGCACTCAGAGAACTTGATTTTCAAGTTCATCACGCGAGTTTCTCAAGTATCAACGAGATGGTGCTTCAAGATGTTATTGTCAGCATTCCTGAAGGATTGATAAGTGAAAAGATTATGgaaagtattatttttaaaaaaatgcagAATTAA